The Polyangium mundeleinium genome contains the following window.
TCAGGTCACGCTCGCCGTGCGGCTCGGCGATGCCCTCGGCGCGGTCGCCACCGCCGAGCGCCTCGCGGCCCCCAGATCGCCGCTGCATGCACGGCTCGGCAGCTTGCCCGATGCCTTCCACGCCGTGGAGGTCGTCGGCGTCGCGCGTGCGCGCGGCGGCTGCGTGAGTGTCACGATCGAGCCCGACACGCGCCTCGATGCCACGGCGCTCGAGCGCGCCGCTGCCCGCGCGGCTGCCATCGCGCGTCACGAGATCCGCCTCGAAAGCGCGGCCCCCACGAACGCCTCCGTCGCGATGCGCCAGATCCTCTCCGCGGCCGACCCGCGCGACGCCGCGTCCCGCGCCGCCTGGTGGGATCTCACGACGCCCGTCCCCGCCGCGCTGCCGCGTGTCGCCGTCGCGCTCGCCTTGCCGCCGCGCGCCACGCCGGCACCTGGTTCGGCCGGACGCACGTTTGCCACCGAGCTCGACAACGCGTGGGCGAAGGCGAACGAGCCTGTCGTCGAGCGTCGCGCCGCCGTCGAGCGTGGCCAGGGTGAGCTTTGGGCCCTCGTCGCGAGCCCTTGTGGCGTCGTCGACGAAGGTGCCACCGACGCGGGCGTGACGGCCCTCGCGATGCTCGCCGCGTCGGCCTCGCGGGAGCCGAGCGCGGGCGTCGCGCTCGAACCGTGGATCGGACCGGACGGAGTTGGCCTCGTCGCGCATGCCGCACCGCGTGACGAACACGAGACGCCCGTCGAGCTCGCGCGACGTGTCGGCGACGCGGCCGCGCGTGCCTTGTCGCCGGCTGCGCTCACGCCGATCACGCTCACCGAAGCGCGCACCTCGGCCCTCGCGCACCTCGAGCGCACGACCGGCCGCGGCGGCGTCGCCTTCGAAGCGCTCGCCTCTGCGCTCGTGCCCGAACATCCTTCGTGGCTCGATCCGCTCGGCATCTACACGCGCGTCTCCGGCGCGGGCCTCGAAGGCACGCGCCTCCACCTCCGCACGCTCCTCGAAGGACCACTCCGCCTCGCGGTCCTCGCGAACGCGGACGCCGCGCAGGCCACCGAGGTCGCGCAAGCCGTCGATCGATGGCTCGTCCCGCACCCGCCTGCGCGCGCGTGCCCGACGCCGACGCGCGGCGCGTCGCGCACCGGCCCGCTCACCGCGCGCCTTGCGCGGGATGCCGGCCTCGCGCAAGCGCTCATCGCGGCGCCCATGCCGGCAGTCGGCGCACCGGGTCACGACCTCGCGCTCTTCGTCGCGCTCGCGCTTGGCGGCGAAGGTGGCCTCCTCGAAGCCGCGCTCCCGCCCTCGGGTGGCGTCCGCGCCACCGCGCGCATCGTCGGCACGACGCAAGCTGCCGCGCTCGTCGTCGACGTCCGCGCGCCTTCGGATCTGCTCACCTCTGCGGTGAACGACGTCCGCGCGCTCCTCGGCCGGCTCTCGCGCTCGGGCCTTGGCGCGCCGGAGTTCAGCCGCGCTGCGTCGCTCGCGTCGAGACGTGACACCGAGTCACGCGCCGACCCGCGCCGCCGCCTCATTCATCTCTGGTCCGGCCGCAGCCAGACGCCCCGCGAGACGCCCACGGCCCAGGCGATCACCGCATTCCTCGCGACGTCGCTCGCCGAAAGCGCGCTGCTCGTCGTCGAGGCGCACCCGGATCCCTGAAGGCTCGAAATTCGCTCGAAACGCGCTCGAACCTCACCACGCTCGACGCCCCTCTCCCGCGAGGGAGAGGGGCCGGGGGTGAGGAAGCCGCTCCCTCAGAACAGATCGTCCGACTCCTCGAGGATCTGCGGCTCTTCCGCGTCCGCCTTCGCCTCGGCTTCCGCCTCGGCGTCCGCATCATCGATATCGTCGTCGTCCTCGTCGTCCTCGTCGTCCTCGTCGCGCTCTTCCTCGTCGATGTCCTCATCGTCGCTCTGCGCGAGCACCGGCAGACGGCGCTTCCCGACGGGCCCCTCGTCGACGTAGTCGCGCAGCCCCATCATGTCGCGCAGCGCTTGCAACTTCGCGAGCGCCTTCACCTCGACCTGGCGGATGCGCTCGCGCGTCAGGTTCATGATCGCGCCCACGTCTTCCAGCGTCGTCCCGCCGCGATCGGCCACGTCGAGCGCGCAGCTCTCGCTCATCTCCCAGGCTTCGAGGTCCGGGAAGTTCAGCTTGATCGCGCCCGTCCTCGCCGACACGTCGAGGAAGAGGTGGTGCTTGCACGACACGTACGGGCAAGGCCGCGGACCGTCGACGCACTCGGCGCGCGTGCGGGGCTTCCAGTAGTCCATCTCGGGATAGAGCATCCGCCCGATCTCGAGCTCCCGCTTGGTCATGCGCTTGACGCTGATCGTGCGGGCGCGGACCTCACGCTTCCGACGCGAGCGCCTCTGCTCGCGCGTGATTGCTGTCGCGGATGTCGCGGGGGCTGCCTTTCGGGCGAGCGCGCCCTCGACGAGGTTCTCGTCCCCGGTCTCCCTCGTCTGCGCGTCGTTCATGCCGCCGTCCATGTCTCCCTCGAGCTCACTGAAACCGCCGAGCTCGCCATCACCCATCGTTGCCATGCGCTGCCTCCCGCTGGTCCTTCCGTACTGCGCGCGCACGTCCCCCTGCCCGTTCGGAGACCGGTCCGGACGAGTGCAGGGGTCCTGCTCCCTGTCGATTACGTTTTCGTCTTCATCGATGGAGGACGGTCCAGCCGTCCTTCATCGACTTGAAATCAGCCCCGGGGCGTCACCCGCGACACCGCCGGAAAATTTCTTTTTCGATCCTCAGGAGCCTGCTGCCGCTGCTCTTCGCGAGAGCCGGGCCTGGGCCATCAATCGCTCTTCGATCGCCGAGAGCTTGGCCACGAGGTCCTTGGCGAGCCTCTCCGCCATGGAGAGCTCCTGATGAATGGCTCGGTCGCTCGTCTCGCTTCGTCGTTCTTTCGCTGCGTCACGAAGCGCATCGAATACCTTGCCAATCGTCCGCTCGAGCTCCTCGATATCGCCCCGCACGAAGAGGAACTCCCGCTGGATCTCCTCGATCGTGTAGTCCTGCGCCATCATCTCCTTGATGCGCTGGATCTGCCTGACCACCGTCGCCGGGTAGAGCCCTTGCGAGCCCTGGTGCTTGCCCTTTTTGCCCACCCGGACGCTCCGGGGCAGGAGGCCGAGCTGTACGTATTTTCGAAGCGTGGCCTCACTGAATTTGATTTCGTGGGCGGCGAAGATGTCGAGGATCTCGGCCGACGTGATGCCTTGTTCGTGTTCGCGTTCGAGACGATCGAGCGCGTCGTCCGAGATCCGCTGCAAGGTTTCCCCTCCGCCCCGTTCGGGGCAGCTCCCAACGACGCGAGTGAATGTATTCCACTGAGTAGAATACAGTCAATCTAACGGATCGTGATTATTTCCGGATGCACGAAGACTCGGCGCATCCCGCATTTTCCGAAACGCGCTAGGACATTTCCGGTCCGCCCCGAGATCATTTTTTCTTGACGGTTTTGTGCATCTGAGGATCCCCCCCTCGGCCGTCAATTGGTGCATTTCCCTACACAGCCTGCCCCTTTCCGCACGACTGATAGGCTTGCCTCCTCCCATGGCCGACAAGAACCCCGACCCCCCCGCGCGGGTCTTGCGGGACGTCAACGCCCGCGGCGTCCGCATGCGTGTCCTCGAAGCGGGCTCGGGGCCCGCGCTCTTGCTCGTGCACGGCTTCCTCACGAGCCACCGCTCGTTCGACGAGATCATCGACGCGCTCGCCCCGCGCTTTCACGTCATCGCGCCCGATCTGCCCGGCTTCGGCGAGAGCGAGAAGCCGAGCCCGACGCGGTATCCGTACGGGATCGAGGCCTTCGCCGAGTCGATGGCCGATCTCATCGCGGCCTTCGGTGTCGGCCGCGCCTCCGTCATCGGCCACGCGATGGGCGCGGCCGTCGCGCTCACGCTCGCAGCCGAGCACCCCGAGCTCGTGACGCGCCTCGTCGTAGAGGACGCGCTCTGTTACCCGTTCCCGCTGAGCCTCCGCGGCCGCTTGCCGCTCCTGCCCGTGATCGGCGGCGCGATCTTCAAGCAGCTCTACGGGCGCAGGACGTTCCGCGCCTACTTCCGCGACGAGTTCTTCCGCCCCGGCGCGGCGCTGCCGCACGAGCGCATCGATCAGCACTACGACTTCTTCAACGGCCCCTCCGCACGCGAAAGCGCGTACGCGGTGCTGCGCAGCATCCTCGACACGCGGCCGATCATCGCGCGCATCACGCGCATCACGACGCCCACGCTCGTCGTGTGGGGCCGCGACGATCGCATCTTCCCCGCCGCCTCCGCGCAGCGCCTCGCCCGCGAGCTGCCCCAGGCCAAGCTCGCGATCCTCGACGCCGCACACGCCCCGCACGAGGAGCGCCCGCGCGAGTTCGCCGACCTCGCCGCGCAGTTCTTGGAGGGCAAACGGTGAACGTCCGCGAGGCCGCGCGGACCTTCGTCAAAAACCCCGCGCAACGTACGGGGTTTTTCCTCGTGCTCGGCCTCGTCGGTTTTTCGCTCCTCGGCCCCCTCCTCCTCCCGCACGATCCCAACACGAGCGACTTCTCCCTCGTGCGCGACGCGCTCGGCGCGCCCCCCGGCCCCTCGCGCGCGCACCTCCTCGGCACCGACGCCCTCTACCGCGACGTGCTCGCGCGCCTCGCCCACGGCGGGCGGCTCTCGCTCGGCATCGCGGCCCTCGCCACGTTGATCGCCACGCTCGTCGGCACCGTCGTCGGCGTGACGGCGGGGTATGCCGCTGGGACGCGCGCCGGGGCGATCGACGTCGCGTTCATGCGGATCGTCGACATCCTGCTCGCGCTCCCCTTCCTGCTCACCGTCACGGCGATCGGTGCGTTCGTCGGTCGATCCGATACGCTCACCGTGCTCTGCGTGCTCGGCCTCTCGGGCTGGGGCGGCTTCGCGCGTGTCCTCCGCGCGAAGACGATGCAGATCCGCTCGCTCTCGTTCGTCACGGCCGCGCGCGCGCTCGGCGCCGGGCATGTGCGTATCGTCTTACGCCACGTCCTGCCGAACGCCGCGAACTCCATCGCCGTGCTCGCCACCACGAGCGTCGGGCAAATGATGCTCGCCGAGGCCGTGCTCGGGTACCTCTCGCTCGGCGTACCGCCGCCCGAAGCCACGTGGGGCCGCATGCTGCATGAGGCCGAGCCCTTCGTCGGCACGCGCCTCGGCCTGGTCGCCGCCCCCGCGATCGCCATCCTCCTCTCGGTGCTCGCCTTCGGTCGTGTCGGCGAGGGACTGCGCGACGCGTTAGATGCTCCGGCGGGACAAACCCCCCCGAAGGCGCGCTTGCAAGCCGATCTCCTGCTCGTCGTGGCCGCGCTCCTCCTCGTCGCCGTCGTCCGCCCCGCGCCCGTCGCGCCGCCCATCGCCGCGCCCCCGCCCGACCGCTCGCCCATGCGCGGGGGCACGCTCCGCGTCGCGACCCTCGTCAACGTGCGCACGCTCGATCCCGCGCTCGCGTATGACGAGGCCGCGACGGCGCTCTCCGACCTCGTCTTCGCGCGCCTCGTGACCTTTGCCGAAGACGGCCGCATCGTCCCCGAGCTCGCGCGGGACCTCGAGGTCTCGGCCGACAGCCGCACGTACACGTTTTTCCTGCGCGACAACGTCGTCTTCCACGACGGCGCGCCTCTCCGCGCAGCCGACGTCGCGCGCTCCCTCGAACGCACGCTCCACCCGCGCACGCCCTGCCCGGCCGCGAGCCACTACGCGTCCATCCAGGGTTTTTCCGCCTTCCATGCGGGAAAAACGCCGCACCTCGAAGGCGTGCGCGCCACGGGGGACCTCACCGTGGAGATCACGCTCGAGCGCCCCGACCCGACGTTCCTCCCGCTCCTCACGCTCGGCTTCGCCGCGCCCGTCTGCCCGTCGTCCGGCGCGACCGTGGATGCCGCTCGTCCGCCGACGCCTTGCGGCGCAGGCCCTTTTCGCGTCGCGTCGTGGGAGCCCGAGGGGCCGATCCGGCTCGCGCGACACGCGGCCTACTTCGTACCTGGCAAACCCTACCTCGACGCGATCGAGTGGCACACGAGCGAGCGCCCCACCTCGCAACGTTACAAGTTCGAACGCGGCGCGCTCGACTACACGCGTGACCTCGGCAGCCAGGACGCCGCCCTCTACCGCGCGAGCCCCGCGTGGTCGGGGCAGCACGCGTTCTCGCCTTCCCGCGCGACGAACGCGATCTTCATGAACACCGAGCTCCCGCCCTTCGACGTGCGCGCCGTGCGCCGCGCGGTGGCGCTCGCGATCGATCCGAGCGTGCTCGAAAAGGTCCGCGTCGAAGCACGCGAGACCTCACGCGTGCTGCCCGAAGGCATCCCGGGCGCCGACGGCATCCCGCACATGCGCCGCCACGACCTCGCCGCGGCGCTCGAAGAAATGCGGCGCGCTGGCTACGCCTTTGATCCGGCGACGGGCCGCGGCGGCTACCCGCATCCCATCGACTACCTCGCGCCCGCAGACACCTTCGAACAACAAGCGGCCGAGATCTTCGCGCAGCAGCTCGCGCGAATTGGTCTACGCATCCGGCTGCGGCTCACGAGTTACGCGACGTACCTCGCGGAAGCCTCGCGCAGGCGCACGACGCCGATGGGCTGGGCCGGCTGGAAGGCCGACTTCCCCGACCCCGGAAACTTCTTCGAGCCCACGCTCTCATCGCGCGCGATCAGCGACGAGCACTCGCAGAACTACGCCTTCTTCGCGCACGAGGAGCTCGACCGTGTGCTCGGCGCCGCGTCGAGCGAGCGTGATCCCGAGGCGCGTGGCCGCCTCTTCTTGCGCGCCGAAGAGATCGTCCGTGACGAGGCCCCGTGGGCGCCGACGTACTCGCCTCGCGTCTTCGAGATCTGGCAGCCCTACGTCCGCGGCTACACGCCGCACCCGGTCGTCCCGCAGCGCTTCCGCGACACGTGGATCGACACAATCGCCCTCGCCTCGACGCAAACGCGCGCGTCGCTCGGCCCCGCGTCGCTCTTGCTCCCGTTCGGCGCGCGACGAGGTGCTCCGTGGCGATGATCCTCGCGCGCATGGCGCGACGCGTCGGCTGGGCGCTCGTGGTCGTCTACGGCGTGACGATGGTGTCGTTCGTCCTGGTGCACGTGCTCCCGGGCGATCCGGTGCGGATGCTCGTCGGCCCGCAGGCCTCGGCCGCCGACGTCGCGCGCGCGCGCGAGCTCTACGGACATGGAGGCTCGCTCCGCGTGCAGTACCTGCGCTTCATGCGAAGGCTCGTGCACACCGGCAGTGGCCCCACCGCCGAAGCGCGCAAGGAGCCCGAGCACCGGAGCTGCGCGGCGATCGGGCCGGTGCACGTCGACCTCGGGCACAGCTTTCATTACCGGCGGCCCGTCGTGGACCTCGTGGCAGCAAAACTCCCGCGCTCCCTGGAGCTCGCGCTCGCCGCGCTCCTCGTGCAGCTCACCCTCGGCCTCGGCCTCGGCATCAGCACGGCCGCGCGCCGCGGCACCCGCTGGGACGAGCTCGGCGCGGGCCTCTCGCTCCTCGGCATCAGCGCCCCCACGTTCCTCACCGGGCTCGCGCTCCAGTACGTGCTCGCGCATCGCCTTGGCGTCCTCCCCTACGACGGCCCCGGAAAAACCCCCGGCGAACATCTCCTTTCACTCGTGCTGCCGGCCCTCACGCTCGGCATCTACGGGAGCGCCCTCTACGCGCGGCTCGTCCGCGTCGAGCTCGGCACGGCGCTCGCCGAAGACCACGTGCGCACCGCGATCGCCAAGGGCGCCTCGCGCGCGCGTGCCCTCGTCGTGCACGGCCTGCGCACGACGCTCGTCCCGATCACAACGCTCGCCGCGCTCGATCTCGGCGCGCTCGTGGGCGGCGCCGTCGTGACCGAGCGGCTCTTCCGATGGCCGGGCATGGGGCAGATGGCCGTCGAATCGCTCTTGAACCGCGACGGGCCCGTCATCGTCGCGACGGTGCTCGTGGCGTCGACGGCCGTCGTGCTCTCGACCTTGCTCGTCGATCTGCTCGCGCCGCTCCTCGATCCGCGGATCGACCGCGCTCCGAACAACGGCGCGTGATCACATGCCGGCGAGCGCGCGGCACTCCGCGCCGCGCGCCGACTCGGGGCCGGCGATCTCGGCACACTTGCGGAACGCGGACGCGCCGCCGCCCGCCGCGCCGAGCAGGTACCAAGCTTCCGCGCTGCCCGGAGATTGCTGCGTGTACTGCTTCGCGAGCTGCCGCGCTTTGCCCATGTTGCCGGACTCCATCGCTTTCTGGATCCGCACCGGCAGCGGGCCCGAGTCGTCCGCCGGCGTGGGCGCGGGCGCAGGCTCCGACGCGGGCGCATCGCCGCCACCCGCGGGTTTGCCCGTGGACGTCGACTGCGAGCTCGGCGCGGACGACGGGGCCGCCGTGGGCTCGGCCGTCGGCGCGGCCGTGGGCTCCGTCGTCGGCGTGGTCGTCGGCGTCGGCGCAGGCGGAGGCGCTTGGGTCGTGGCCGCAGGCGCGACCGCGTTTTGCGTGGTCGTCGGCGTCGGCGCAGGCGCGACCTGCGTCGGCAGCGGCGCCGGGGTCGTGCCCTTCGTCTCGGTTCGTCCGGACAACTGCTGCTTCACCACGCCGATCAACACGAGCGCGGCGAGCACGGCGAGCACCCCGCCGACGATCTTCATCATGCGCGCCTGACGCGCGCGTTGCTCGGGCGACGGCCCGATCGGGAGCACGTCGCTCGACGGAGGCGGCTCGCTGATGCGCGCCATCTCCGCGCTGGCCGCTTCCTCCAGCGGCTCGCCCGCTCCTTCCGCGTCCGGCTCCTCCGCGGGGAACGCCGCGCCCTCGTCGCTCGCGTTCGCCTCCGCCGGAGCTTCTTCCGCCGCGTCCGTCGCTTCCTCCGCGGCCGCTGCTTCCTCCGCGGCCGGCGCCTCTTCCTGCGCCGCCTCCGCAGCCTCGGCCGGCGCCTCTTCCTGCTGCGCCGCTTCCGCTTCGGCCGGTGCCTCGGCCGCCTCCGACGCCGTCTCCTCCGGCGCGGCCTCGGGCTCCGGCAGAGCCACGGCTTCACGCTCGGTGCGTTGCGTCGTCTCGGCTGCCTTCAGCGGCTCCGGCGCTTCTTCCGGCGTGGGGTCCGCGGCTGCATCGGCTGCTGCCGGCTCCGGCGACGACGCGGCGGGCGGCGGTGCGCCGGGCACTCGACCCGACGCCGTCGTCGGCGGCGCGGTCTCCTCACCCTCGTCCGCGGCGAGCCGGTCCGGCACGCCGAGCGCTCCCTTCCCACCTGCACGACGCGTCTGCGGCGGCCGCTCCTCTTCGGCGGACCGCGTGCCTGCCACCACGCTCGCGCCGGGCGTTCCTTGCCGGATCGTCTCCGGCCCGCGCGGCGGATTCAGCCGACTCTCGGGCGCAGGCGCGATCCCGATCGATCGAATCGGACTCGTCACGCCGCCCCACGCGCCCGCACCTCGCCCCCGCGAGCTCACCGGCGCTGCCGACGAGAGCAACATCGACGACGCGGCCGGCACGACCGGATCCTCGAAGAGCAGTTCCCCCGGCATCGGCGCGATCGGCTCACCTGGAACGACGGCGCGTTGCGACGACGTCGCGCCGAGCAGCGAACGCGCCATCGCGGTCTGCGGCGCCGCCTCGTCGTGCCCGTGCTCGCCCACGACCGCGTCTTCCAGCGGCGCCGGCGGCTCCGAGGGTTCCACGCGCGGAACGAGCAGCCCCTCGAAGTAGAGCTTTGAAATGGTCGACAGCGTCGAGAGATCCTCGAACGGCGACGCATCGACGACGGCCATCAGATCACGACGACCGTCGAACAGCCGAAGAATCCCGTTCAGCTCGTCGGGGATCTCGTTCAACCGATCGACGAGCTCCTCGGCGTTCACTTCGAACACCGTGGTGAGCGACGGTAGCGCTTCGAGCAGGCGCCCCCACTCGTCGACGCGCCGCATGCCTTCCATCAGGAGGCCCTGCGTCGAGGCGCCGATCACGTCGACATTGTCGACCTTGCAGAACTCGACCTCGAACGATCCCTCGTTCCAGAGGAGCGCGCGGTAAACGGCCTCCTCTCCCATGAGCCGCCCGAGCGTCGCGTCGACGACCTTGCCTTCGCGGAAGTAGATGTGCGCGTCGTGCCGCTCGTAGCGGATGTGCACGATGCCGCTCTTGCGACTGACCTCGAAGGTCTGCAGCAAGTCGACCACGCCCATGTCCGAGACCAGCCCAGCGAAGCGCGTACGACCGCCGGTCTGGTTCTGTTGCTTCGTGGCGATGCCCTCGCGCGTACGCCGCGCGATGAGCAGATTCACGCGCGCGATGAGCTCGCGGACGAAGATGGGCTTCGTGAGGTAGTCCTCGACGCCGAGCTCGAGGCCCCGGATCTTGTCCTCGATCGACTTCTGGCTCGTGAGGAAGACGACGGGGATCGACGCCCAGTCGCGGTTCTCCTTGAGCCGCCGCACGAGCGCGTAGCCGTCCATGTTCGGCAAACGCGTGTCGGTGAGGATCAGGTCCGGCGGAGAGAGCTCGATCTTCGAAAGGGCATCTGCTCCGTCTTGCGCCGTCGTGACGCTGAAACCGGCCTTTTTGAGGCTTACTTCGAGCACCCGCAGGCTGCGGGCGTCAGCGTCGACCAGGAGGAGCTGTTGTTTTGCCACGAGGGTTTTCCGCCCAGGAAGGATGGCGAGGGCGCGCGTCGGGTGTCAAGTCGGGCGATCCCGCCAGCAAGGGCCCGTCGTTCGCACGTGATCGAGAACGCCGGCGTTCTCCGCTAGCCCCACGGATCGACGACGTCTCCACCGCCGCCCGACTTCTTTTTCGTCGTCGTGGCGGGCGGCGCCGTCGGCGTGGTCGCAGGCGCGGTCGCGGTGGGCGGCGCCCCTGTGCTCTTCAACGTCCCGCCGGTGGTCGTGCCAAACGGACGCACCACGGCCGTCTGCGTGCCGGTCGGAGGCGGCGCGACCTGCGTGGTCTGCGTCGGCGCCGTCGGATCCTCCGTCGCGATCGCGGGCGGTGTCGTCACGGTCGGCGTCGGCGCAGGCGTCGCAACCGCGGCCGGCGTGGTCGGCGTCGCCGGGACCGTGGCCGTCGGCGCGGTCGGCGCCGTGGGGGCGGTCGCCGTCGCTCCTGTCGTCGGCGGGTTGAGCGGCGGCTGGATCGCGAGATACGCGACCACGCCGAGCGCGATCACCGTGGCCGCGGCGAGCACCACGACGAGCGGCCCACGCGCGGCCGACGCGGCGGGCGCCTCGCGTTTTTCCACGCGCGGCGGTCCGATGGCCTGGCCTTCCTCGCCGAACATGAGATCGCCGCTCTGCGGGATGAGACCCATCGCCTCTTCGAGCGCCGCCGCGAGCTCCGCCATCGTGGCGAACCGCTCGGCCGGGTTTTTCGCGAGGCACCGATTGATGATGTCGCCGAGCGGCCCGATCTGCGTGGGATCGGGGACACGTTGCTCGACGGGCACGGCCGCGCCGTGGATGTGCTGATCGAGCACGCCCTTGAAGCTGTCGGCCTCGAAGGGCACGCGGCCGGTCAGGCACTCGTACATGATCACGCCGAGCGCGTAGATGTCGGTGCGGTGATCCACCGGCTGCCCCATCGCTTGCTCGGGGCTCATGTAGTGCGGCGTGCCGAAGATGATGCCCTGGCGCGTGACGCGGCTCGTGCCCGCGATCTTCGCGAGGCCAAAATCGAGCAGCTTGACGAATTCGCGATCGCCGCTGCGCACGAGAAAGACGTTGTCCGGCTTGAGATCGCGGTGGATGACGCCCGCCTCGTGCGCGGACGCGAGGCCGAGCGCGCACTGGAGCCCGATCGCCGCCGTGCGATCCGCCGGCAGGATCCGCTCGCTGCGCAGCACGCTCGCGAGCGAGCTGCCCGTGAGCAGCTCCATCACGAAGTACGGGACCTTCGAGGTGAGCGGCGCGCTCTTGTCCGGCTGCACCTCGCCGAAGTCGCTCACGGCGACGATGTTCGGATGCCCGATCGCCGCGGCCGCCTTCGCTTCCTGGATGAAGCGCGTGACGATCTGCGCGTCCCGCGCGATGTCGGCGCGCAGCACCTTGAGCGCGAACCTGCGCCCGAGGGTCGTGTGCCGGACCTCGTACACCGAGCCCGTGCCGCCCTCGCCGAGCACCGACACGACCTCGTACCGCGCGTCGATGATCTGGCCGATCAGCGGATCGGCGTTCGGGTTCCAGTCCGGCGCGTCGATGAGCGCGTCGCCGTCGAACGGGCAGAAGCGCACCTCGCCGGAGAAGCACTTGTCGCACGCGGGGCAGCGCCGGGCGCGCGCCCGCTTTTGCTTCCCGTCGGCCACGAGCGATGCGTCCACGGCGGCTCCGTTCGACTCGCGAGGAGGGGCGGGCGAAGGCGCCGGAGCGTCATTCCCTATACGGATGGTTCGCGCCACTGAACAACTCTAACCGAGGAACCGGCAGGCCGCGTCCTCAAAATGGTCTTCCACGCGGGGACAAACCGACGGCCCCCGCCGACCAGCCCCCGAGCTCCAAGGTATCAATCCGCCCGAGCGTCGGGCAACCTTCTCGAAACGCCTTCACGCCTCGAAAACGAAGGACGAAGCACGGGCGCCCGCGGATCCCGCGAGGCGCCCGCGCTCATCGCCGAGGCCGCTCGGCCGCTCAGATCTCTTCGAGGATCTTCGCCTTGCGCGCGTTGAAGTCCTCATCGCTGATGAGGCCCTGCTGCTTGAGCGAAGCGAGCTTCTGGAGCCGCACCTCCACGCTCTGCGTCCCGCCCGCCGCCTGCTGCGGCTGCGGGGGCTGCTGCTGCTGAGCGTACTGCGGCTGCTGGAAGTTCTGCGGCTGCATCATCTGCGCCATGCCCATGCCGATCGCGGCCTGCGCGCCGAGCTGCGCGACGCCCGTGCTCCCGCCGCCCTTGGCCATGCCCTCGCCCGCGCCCATCATCGCCTGCCCCGACGCGTAGTTGTTCCACGCCGGCGAACCTGCGAGGTGCTGCACGTACCGCGCGTCCTGCTGGAACTTCTGATCGAGCTGGAACTGCTGCGCCCGCGCCGTGTCCGCCGCGATCCCGACGCCGCGCCGCGCCTCGGCCCGCGCCTTGTTCGCCTCCGTGAGGCGCTTCTGATCGTCGGCCGCGAAGTTGATGTTGAAGTTGCCGATCTGCAGGATCTTGACCCCGATCTCGTCGAGGTTCGGCGCGCTCTGCTGGATGCGCCCCGCGATCTCCATGCTCATGCCGCCGAGGTTGAGCAGGCTCTTGCCCTGCTGCGCACACATCGTGCCGATGACCGTCTTCACGCTCATGAAGAACAGGCCCTT
Protein-coding sequences here:
- a CDS encoding sigma factor-like helix-turn-helix DNA-binding protein, yielding MATMGDGELGGFSELEGDMDGGMNDAQTRETGDENLVEGALARKAAPATSATAITREQRRSRRKREVRARTISVKRMTKRELEIGRMLYPEMDYWKPRTRAECVDGPRPCPYVSCKHHLFLDVSARTGAIKLNFPDLEAWEMSESCALDVADRGGTTLEDVGAIMNLTRERIRQVEVKALAKLQALRDMMGLRDYVDEGPVGKRRLPVLAQSDDEDIDEEERDEDDEDDEDDDDIDDADAEAEAEAKADAEEPQILEESDDLF
- a CDS encoding MerR family transcriptional regulator, encoding MQRISDDALDRLEREHEQGITSAEILDIFAAHEIKFSEATLRKYVQLGLLPRSVRVGKKGKHQGSQGLYPATVVRQIQRIKEMMAQDYTIEEIQREFLFVRGDIEELERTIGKVFDALRDAAKERRSETSDRAIHQELSMAERLAKDLVAKLSAIEERLMAQARLSRRAAAAGS
- a CDS encoding alpha/beta fold hydrolase produces the protein MADKNPDPPARVLRDVNARGVRMRVLEAGSGPALLLVHGFLTSHRSFDEIIDALAPRFHVIAPDLPGFGESEKPSPTRYPYGIEAFAESMADLIAAFGVGRASVIGHAMGAAVALTLAAEHPELVTRLVVEDALCYPFPLSLRGRLPLLPVIGGAIFKQLYGRRTFRAYFRDEFFRPGAALPHERIDQHYDFFNGPSARESAYAVLRSILDTRPIIARITRITTPTLVVWGRDDRIFPAASAQRLARELPQAKLAILDAAHAPHEERPREFADLAAQFLEGKR
- a CDS encoding ABC transporter substrate-binding protein; amino-acid sequence: MNVREAARTFVKNPAQRTGFFLVLGLVGFSLLGPLLLPHDPNTSDFSLVRDALGAPPGPSRAHLLGTDALYRDVLARLAHGGRLSLGIAALATLIATLVGTVVGVTAGYAAGTRAGAIDVAFMRIVDILLALPFLLTVTAIGAFVGRSDTLTVLCVLGLSGWGGFARVLRAKTMQIRSLSFVTAARALGAGHVRIVLRHVLPNAANSIAVLATTSVGQMMLAEAVLGYLSLGVPPPEATWGRMLHEAEPFVGTRLGLVAAPAIAILLSVLAFGRVGEGLRDALDAPAGQTPPKARLQADLLLVVAALLLVAVVRPAPVAPPIAAPPPDRSPMRGGTLRVATLVNVRTLDPALAYDEAATALSDLVFARLVTFAEDGRIVPELARDLEVSADSRTYTFFLRDNVVFHDGAPLRAADVARSLERTLHPRTPCPAASHYASIQGFSAFHAGKTPHLEGVRATGDLTVEITLERPDPTFLPLLTLGFAAPVCPSSGATVDAARPPTPCGAGPFRVASWEPEGPIRLARHAAYFVPGKPYLDAIEWHTSERPTSQRYKFERGALDYTRDLGSQDAALYRASPAWSGQHAFSPSRATNAIFMNTELPPFDVRAVRRAVALAIDPSVLEKVRVEARETSRVLPEGIPGADGIPHMRRHDLAAALEEMRRAGYAFDPATGRGGYPHPIDYLAPADTFEQQAAEIFAQQLARIGLRIRLRLTSYATYLAEASRRRTTPMGWAGWKADFPDPGNFFEPTLSSRAISDEHSQNYAFFAHEELDRVLGAASSERDPEARGRLFLRAEEIVRDEAPWAPTYSPRVFEIWQPYVRGYTPHPVVPQRFRDTWIDTIALASTQTRASLGPASLLLPFGARRGAPWR
- a CDS encoding ABC transporter permease yields the protein MILARMARRVGWALVVVYGVTMVSFVLVHVLPGDPVRMLVGPQASAADVARARELYGHGGSLRVQYLRFMRRLVHTGSGPTAEARKEPEHRSCAAIGPVHVDLGHSFHYRRPVVDLVAAKLPRSLELALAALLVQLTLGLGLGISTAARRGTRWDELGAGLSLLGISAPTFLTGLALQYVLAHRLGVLPYDGPGKTPGEHLLSLVLPALTLGIYGSALYARLVRVELGTALAEDHVRTAIAKGASRARALVVHGLRTTLVPITTLAALDLGALVGGAVVTERLFRWPGMGQMAVESLLNRDGPVIVATVLVASTAVVLSTLLVDLLAPLLDPRIDRAPNNGA